One window from the genome of Pseudomonadota bacterium encodes:
- a CDS encoding ABC transporter permease: MPAGRILGFKITPLGMRRLQNFRANRRGFWSLWIFLFFFALSLFAEFIANDRPILVGYDGGFYVPVLATYPETTFGGDFPTEADYHDPEVASLIQAKGWMLWPVIPYRFDSVVRDLEVPAPSRPSATHWLGTDDQARDVMARLIYGFRISVLFGLTLTLLSSAIGVAAGAVQGYFGGLTDLLFQRFIEIWSGLPILYLLIILASVVEPNFWWLLGLMLLFSWMSLVGVVRAEFLRARNFDYVRAARALGVGSITIMRRHVLPNAMVASLTFMPFILNGSITTLTSLDFLGFGLPPGSASLGELLAQGKNNLQAPWLGITGFTVLAFTLSLLVFVGEAVRDAFDPRKTVG, from the coding sequence ATGCCCGCGGGTCGCATCCTCGGCTTCAAGATCACGCCCTTGGGCATGCGGCGGCTGCAGAATTTCCGCGCGAACCGCCGCGGCTTCTGGTCCTTGTGGATCTTCCTGTTCTTCTTCGCCTTGAGCCTGTTCGCCGAGTTCATCGCCAACGACCGGCCGATCCTCGTTGGCTACGACGGCGGCTTCTATGTGCCGGTCCTGGCGACATACCCCGAGACCACCTTCGGCGGCGACTTTCCGACCGAGGCGGACTACCACGACCCGGAGGTCGCCTCCCTCATCCAGGCCAAGGGCTGGATGCTGTGGCCGGTCATTCCCTACCGCTTCGACTCGGTGGTGCGCGATCTGGAGGTGCCGGCGCCGTCGCGGCCCTCGGCCACCCACTGGCTCGGCACCGACGATCAGGCCCGCGACGTGATGGCGCGGCTCATCTACGGCTTCCGCATCTCGGTCTTGTTCGGATTGACCTTGACCCTGCTGAGCTCGGCGATCGGCGTCGCCGCCGGGGCGGTGCAGGGCTATTTCGGCGGGTTGACCGACCTCCTCTTCCAACGCTTCATCGAGATCTGGTCCGGGCTGCCGATCCTCTATCTCCTGATCATTCTGGCGAGCGTGGTCGAGCCGAATTTCTGGTGGCTGCTCGGGCTCATGCTGCTGTTCAGCTGGATGTCGCTGGTGGGCGTGGTCAGGGCCGAGTTCCTGCGCGCCCGCAACTTCGACTATGTGCGTGCCGCCCGCGCCTTGGGCGTCGGCTCGATCACCATCATGCGCCGCCATGTGCTGCCCAACGCCATGGTCGCCAGCCTCACCTTCATGCCCTTCATCCTCAATGGCTCGATCACCACGCTCACCTCGCTGGATTTCCTCGGCTTCGGCCTGCCGCCGGGCTCGGCCTCGCTGGGTGAGCTCCTGGCCCAGGGCAAGAACAATCTGCAGGCGCCGTGGCTCGGCATCACCGGCTTCACCGTGCTGGCATTCACCTTGAGCCTGCTCGTCTTCGTCGGCGAGGCCGTGCGCGATGCCTTCGATCCCAGGAAGACCGTCGGATGA